In Pseudorca crassidens isolate mPseCra1 chromosome 17, mPseCra1.hap1, whole genome shotgun sequence, the DNA window TGCTCCGCTGGCGAGCGTGTGCCAGCAGCCCCCTTCTGGGGTGGCCGCCCCGGGATCCACATCACAAACCACCCCGTGTGCTGGGGGCCCCTTGCTCCCCAGCCTGCAGCCTCACGCTTCTGCCAGGAGTCGGGTCAGCTGCACGGCCACTTGTCCTCCACCTGCTCCTTCTGGGCCCAGGTTGAAAGGGCCGCGCTGGCTGAAGGGTAAGAGGGCCACCCGTGTGGGTGCAGCTCGGGCCTCCGCCCACACTCCATCCTCGATGGCCAGTGCCTCGCATTGGCCAACGAAGGCCCCTCGGCCCAGCCCCGGCACGGGAGGGACGGACACTCCGCCCCGGGAGGCCAGGGTGAGCACCCGGGGGTCCTGCTCTCCACCAGCCCTCGTCTGTGTGATGGCGCGCCCCTGCAGCAGCTCAGAGGTGACAAGAACCAAGGCCAGTTCGTGGCAAGGGTCCTGCCCAGCGTCAGCGTGCGGTGGCGCTGTTCAGTCTAGCAGAGCAGGGGTCCTGTCGTCTCGTGCTGATCGCTGGGGCCTGACGTTTGCCAGTTCGGCAGGATGGTGGATTCTGGAGTCAGACCCAGCTGTGAAGAAAGGGCCCCCAGGGGTTTCcgtggtggcgcagcggttgagaatccgcctgcccgtgcagggcacacgggttcgagccctggtccaggaagatcccacatgccgcggagcaactaagcctgtgtgccacaactactgaagcccgcgtgccacaactcctgaagcctgcacgcctagagcctgtgctccgcaacgagagaagccaccgcgatgagaagcctgcaaaccgcaatgaagagtagcccctgctcgccgcaactagagaaagcccgcgcacagcaacgaagacccaatgcggccaagaaaaataattaactaactaattaattaattaattatacaaAAGGGCCCCCAGCCCGTCAGGGAACTGAGTGGACCAGCTGTGGGCCAGCTAGCTTCCCCAGCCTGGCCCTGCGGGCAGATATTGGCAGAGCCCGTATCCTCATCCAGCCACCCCTCGGGTCTCTCGGTGGTGGCCTCGGCCCAGGGCCTTGGAGGAGACGTGGATTGGTGCGGCGGGGGCCAAGGATCCTGGGCTAAGTGATGACAAAGGGGAGACTGCAAGAGCCGGAGATGCAACCTGCCCCGCTGCCCGGCTCCTCCTCCCGGCTAGGATGGGCGATCCTCCCCAGGCTCCCTCTTGAAGCCCACAGTCAGCGCCACCACAGCGGGCAAACTTTCGATGATGGGAGGGCGGGGGATAAATCCTCCCTCCTCCGCCTGGGCAGATAGGAGACCACCGGGGACACAGCTGTTGGTCCCTCCTGATCTGAGAGGCCGGCTCAGACCCTCACCTGCTCACTACCTCCCTGTACTTCCCTCCACGGTAAAAGAGGGTACACGCCCCTGAGACTGCAAGGTGGGCACCAGCTGGACAGGAGGTGAGCAGGTGTGTCCATGGCGGGGGCTCCCGACAGACCCGTGGGCAGCTGGATGCCCACCGCCTGCCTGGGACTGCCACTGCTCTCCGGAGGCTACTCTCCCCAGCCGCTCTCTCCTCCACGTGCATACCTGTGCCCTGGCCCCACTGCCCACGGTACAGCCCACCGCCCGGAAGCAGCCGCTCTGACAGCTGCAGGCCACCGTGGAAGGCTCAGGAAGGGCTGGGCACCCCGGGAAGAGGAGTTGCCCCACCAGCGGCTGCTCTGGGCCCGTGTCCTGGGGACCCTCCAGCCCCTGTGACCCCCTGAGGACCTTGTCAGCCTCAGGCTCAGCCTGGTCAGTCTCTGTTcccaggcaggaggagggggcagtggTCACTCTGGGCTCCTCGTGCTAAGGGGCAGGCCACTGGGCGCCCCGAGGTTGAAGGCGTGGGTTGCCGCCCCACTGCCCTGCAGCAGCCCCACCTGCGTGAGGGCTGTGGAGCCCAGGCAGGGCCTCCTGGAGCCTTTCTTGCCTTGTCAGGAGCCCACTGCCCTCTTCAGGCCTGTGCACCCCCCCGCCCGCTACCCTGTGAACTGCCCTTTGCTCTAGTGAGGCAGGTCGTGCAGCCTCTCAGATGATGGCCCCAAGGACAGGGAGCCGTGGCGGGCAGACCCTCTAGGTGAGGCCTGAGGTCAGGTGACCCGCAGGTGGCATGGGCCTGGGCCACCACACGAGGGTCCTCAGAATCTGGGCCCCTAGCCCCAGGGGAGGCGAGGCATCCGAGGTGGGGGGTGCActggggaggcctgggggccGCGAACGTGGCTCCCACGTGGAGTCCGGAGGAGGTGCTGCCTGGGCACGGCCCGGCCtctcctgggggctgggaggagttGGAAGGGGGCGTGTGTGGCGCTCCGGCCGGCCTGAGCCCTTCCCCAGGGAGGCACCGCCCACCCCGCAGAGTATGCGACCCTGTTCCTCACTGAGCACTGGTGAGGCCCTGGGTGGGGAGAGCACCCGCAGCGCTCTGAGCTCAGGAAGAAATccctggagggagggagtggggctgAGCAGAGGCCTTCAGCTGCGCCCTGCCCCAGGCCGAGCGGCACCTCTGGCCCCAGCCTGGAGAGCCTGGGCCAGCTGTTCGGGGACGGGGGTCCTGGGGCTTCACCTTGTGAATTCCGTGAGGCAGCTCGGTAGCAGGCCGTGCGGACCCTGCAGCGCCGCACTTTGTGATGGAGCGTTTAACCCTTGCAACAGGGCTTGCCCAGAGCCCAGGGTGCTGAGCTGGGACTTTGACGCAGCACTGCCCATGGGCGGCCCTGTGGTCCCCAGAGGTGGCCCACAGGCGCCTGACCACCCCCAACATCAGGCCAAGCCCCCTGGACCCTCCCCTTTCTCACCTGCTGTGGTGGCCCCTCCGCATCGGGTGGGCGGGGCTCCTCCAGAGGCTCTTGTCGCTGGCCTGGCCACCTTGGGGCAGTCATGGGGTGCAGGGAGCCAGGGCGGCCTCCAGCCCCCTGAGCCCGGGGCCTTGGTCCCTCAGACTCCGAGAAATGGTCCTGACAACCTGAGGGAACTTGGGGGTCTCTTTCCCCAGAGGAACCTCCAGActagacagacagagagagagagacacacacacacacgcacgcacgcacacacgcacgcaccccCGACCTTGAGACCCTGGCCCGCGGGCTTCCTGACGACGGCGCTGAGACAATAAAGATGCCGTTTGATGCTGGACTTGTGGTGATTTCCTGCACAGCAGTGGGAAACAGATaatttgcttattattttatgGTTTACTCCCTGCTCTCATCCCCACGCTGGTAGACTGTATTTGCCAGAGATGCTGTACCAGTGTAGTGTTTTTCCTCTACGTGACCTGTAGGAGACTGTGTCTGTGCCCCCATGGGATGTGGGCTGAGCACTGCCGCACCTCACAAAAATGCCAGGCATGTCCGCCAGGCTCTCGGACACTCCCGCTGGGAACCAGCCACCATGCTGCGAGGAAGCCCAACCAGCCAGCTGCCGTGTGGAGGCGCCAGTCCAGCTACAAACCCCGTCATCTGCCAGCTGTCAGCTGTCCAGTCGCTCTAGCCTTCAAGTCCTCCCAGCTGTCGGGGTCAGAGAGAAACGTCCACTGCAGAGCCCATGAGCACAGTATTGGCTGCATCACGCTTCCCACACACCAGGGCCACCTCCCTGGTGAAAGGCAGTGGACACTGCCTGCGGGCAGGCAGCCTGGTGCACAGAATGTGCTCAGTAAAGACTCGTGGGGCACATTTAATGACGAGCCCCACGGGGCTCCCTGTGGAGTTCCATGGGTTCAGGTGCTGATTGTTTGGTGGGTGTGAGAGGCCCCCAGAAGACGTGGTGGTGGTGGATGGGAAGAAAGTGATCCTTTTCTGGGCAACATGGCATTGGCGTGatctctcccagcctccaccGTCCAGGGAGCTGAGAAGACAGCCACGGCCAGGGCACACAGCACACCTGTATGCTGTTTCTGTGGCCTTCTACCAGCCATTCCTGGCAGACAGGATGGACCCTGGTCCCTTGCGGCCTCTGCTCCCCAGACTCTGCTGTGAGCGCCTCCTTGAActtgccccaccccaggccagcaAGTGGCAAAGAGGAGTTTGAAGAGAAAGGAGCCAGCCTGGAGCCCACCACCTGAGTCAGGAAGGGGCGGCCCCTTCCCTGGGCTGGGAGAGCCTGTCCTGCCCACCGTGCAGGGCGCTGGGTGGTCGGCGAGCCCTCCAAGGCCTGCATACGGGGACTCTCGGCCCCTTTCCCACCTGCCTGGCTGTGACTAACGAGAGACGAAAGCTCAGCTGAGACCGTGCAGAGTCAGGGAGCAGACTGAGGGCTCCCCAGGCTTGGGGACCACCAGGAGCTGAGGCCAGGCCTGCTGGCCCAGACCTTCTAGGAAGCCAGTCCGACCCCGAGGCAAAGTCCAGGACCGGGGAGCTTACCGGGTGCTTAAGCCCGTCAGGGACATGGGTACCCTACCTGGCCCCAGGCCGCCCCGAAGGCCCCCGTGCCTCTCCCCAGTTCTGAGTGCCGTCTCTGCAGCAGCCTTGCACTGGGTCCCTCCCCCAGTGGAGGAAGTGAATGAAGACCTGTGTGTGACTGAGTGAGGGGCTGGCTGCCTCTGGGCTGGGGCGGGGCCCAGCCTCCTCGAGCATCACGTTTTGGGGCTGGATGTGGCGGGAACTGTCCCTGACTTGGTGTGGCTGAGCAGAGGACTCGAGGGGGTTCAGGGTGGGCTTGGGATGGGCCTTACTGCATGTCTCAGGACAAGACAAGACGACTGGGCGGGACTGGGGGTGCCACAGAGCCCAGGCACGGCTGTAGGTCAGTGCCCCTCGGCCTGAGGCCAGGAGCTGTGAGGAGGGCCCCCACGTGCACAAGCCTGGCTCCACCCCAGCACCCTTCTGAGCTTGGGACCAAACCCGTGGCTGGTCCAGCGGCCTGGCTGGAGCCACAGTGTGAGGGGCAGAGGCCAAGTGTCCAGACACAGCAGCCCAATGCAGACGCGCTCTCCCCCTGGGACAGGCAGACGTACCGCCAGCTCGCCATCACCCCTCTGCGCTGTGGCCTCCCTCTGAACGCCGAGGGCTTAAAAGGGAGCCCCAAACCTGGCAACGCATCTGGCCTAGAGCCCAGACCCCCCGCCTGGGGCCTGTGTTCTGCCACTTGCTGGGCCATCCCTGTGGGACGGGTCCTTGTTCTCCGCATGGCCCTGCCTcacagcccagccccacccagagggacgtgggggaaaggaggaaggggcaAGAGGTGCCCACTGTGCAGATGGGGCCGGGTCACCCCCATGACATCTTAAGAGGTGCGGTTTCACTCCCCATTGTATGAcacttttcttattataaaatattagataCTCATGccaggaacaaggtaaaaaccctgGGGGATAAACGCCCCCAGCACGTGGCTAGGCTGTCCCTGGTGACGTCTTGCCCACAGTCCCTCCAGACCTTTGCTTCTATGCGCATACATGCTTGCATTTAAGactgagtttttaaattataaaagtcaCATAATAGTATAGAGGATTGGGGGCCTCTCTGGGTCACGCCCTCCCATCTCAGCTGACCCTGGAGGGCCGTGGCAGGGACCGCCCCTTGCTCTGGGCGCACCCACTGCTCCACAGTTCTTTACCTAGTCACCACGCCCTGGGCAATAGGCGCACCTCCGCTCCCTGAGCCCAGCCCTCCCGGTTTCTCCTAGCACTGGAGGCTCCCCGCCTCCGCCGCCCCaatccccgcccccgcccagctCTGCGCCACAACCCTGCCAAGAGGCCAGACCCGCGCAGGTGGGCAGCTGGAGCCCGGACGCCTAATGCGGTGCGAGCCTAGCGGCCCTCTGAGCCCCAGGCCTCACCCGTCCCGCGGCTCAGGCCCCGGTATTAGGGTCCCTGGCGCCCCCACTTCGCCGGCCTGCGCGCGACTCCCTCCCCATCTGCGCCGCACACCCTTGGAGTCGGGCGTCCCGCGGTGGATCCCGCCGCACGAAGGTGCCAGCAACTTTGTTGACTAAATTCCTGAACCCGCCTGAACCGCGGAGCTAAAAATAACCGGCGCTCCCGCGCAGCGCCCGGCCAGGCCGCGCAGTGTCACCTGTGTCGGGAGACCGGAATGTCCCGGCGCCACCACGCTAGCGGGGCTGGACGCGGGCTCCCGGCCGGCCGGAAAGAAACCTGGGAAGAGGCTGCTGGGTCACGGCCAGCTGGACTGCAGGGGAAGGAGGCACCGAGGAGCACCCCCTGCTCCCCGAGCCTCTGTGGCCGCCCCGTCGCGGACGCGAGGCCTCGGAGGCCTCGGGCCCGGtcccgcgccccccgcgcgcccCGCGCCCTCTGCCCGTGCAGTCCCCCGAGGCGGCCACCAGAgggccctgcccctcctctccctggcgGCGGGTCACCACCCCTTCCCACAGCTGTTCCCCGCAGGAGATTGACAGCTGGGCTCCGGGTTGCCATGGGGATAGGCAAATGAGAGCGACGGGTCTGGGGCTCCGATTGGCCCGGAGGCGCGTACCCCTCCCATAAAGGCGGGCCCAGGCGCCCGGCACTATAAGGGGGAAGCGCACAGCTCGGCGCTCGGCGGTGGAGGCGGGGCCGGGCTGTACGCGGGCGGAGCGAGGGGAACCCGAGCAGCCGGAGGCGGTGGCCGCACCGCCACCCGCCGGGCCAGCGCCCGGCCGCCGGCTCGGGAACAGGGGACCGCGGCCGGCCTGCACCCGCCGGGGAGCGACCCAGGGCTGCCCGGCGGCGTCCCCGGTGGCCACCCCTGAGTTGGCTGCGTGAAACTTTTCGCCGCGAGCTTCAGCTAGGAGCCCGCGCCCTCGCCGCCGCCCCCGCAGGGACCCGCCGCCAGTGGGGCGCGAAGGGGGGGGAGAGGCCCGTGGCTCCCCCCCCGGCCTCCTGTTGGGGCTCAGCCGGGCGAGGCGGTGGGCCCCCCCGGGCGATGGCCGCGGAGCTGGCGATGGGCGCTGAGCTGCCCAGCAGCCCGCTGGCCATCGAGTACGTCAATGACTTCGACCTGATGAAGTTCGAGGTGAAGAAGGAGCCGCCCGAGGCCGAGCGCTTCTGCCACCGTCTGCCGCCCGGCTCGCTATCCTCGACGCCGCTCAGCACGCCCTGCTCCTCCGTGCCCTCCTCGCCCAGCTTCTGCGCGCCCAGCCCGGGCACCGGCGGCGGCgcggggggcggcggcggcgcggcgcaGGCCGGGGCTGCCCCGGGGCCGGCAAGCGGGGGCCCCGGCGCCGTCGGGGGCGCCTCGGGGAAGCCGGCGCTGGAGGATCTGTACTGGATGAGCGGCTACCAGCACCACCTGAACCCCGAGGCGCTCAACTTGACGCCTGAGGACGCGGTGGAGGCGCTCATCGGCAGCGGCCACCACACCGGGCACCACGGTGCGCACCACCACCCAGAGGCCGCCGCGGCCTACGAGGCTTTCCGGGGCCAGGGCTatgcgggcggcggcggcgcggacGACATGGGCGCCGGCCACCACCACGGCACGCACCACGCcgcccaccaccatcaccaccaccaccaccacggcGGCGCGGGCCATGGCGGCGGCGGCACGGGCCACCACGTGCGTCTGGAGGAGCGCTTCTCCGACGACCAGCTGGTGTCCATGTCCGTGCGCGAGCTAAACAGGCAGCTCCGCGGCTTCAGTAAGGAGGAGGTCATCCGGCTGAAGCAGAAGCGGCGCACGCTCAAGAACCGCGGCTACGCTCAGTCATGCCGCTTCAAGCGGGTGCAGCAGCGGCACATTCTGGAGAGCGAGAAGTGCCAGCTCCAGAGCCAGGTGGAGCAGCTGAAGCTGGAGGTGGGGCGCCTGGCCAAGGAGCGGGACCTGTACAAGGAGAAATACGAGAAGCTGGCCGGCCGGGGCGGCCCCGGGGGCGCGGGCGGAGCCGGCTTCCCGCGGGAGTCCTCGCCGGGAGTCGGGGCCAAGGGCGCTTCCGACTTCTTCCTGTGAGCACCGGACCCCGAGCCCGCGCCGCCGCCGAGATGAGGCTCGCGCGGGCGGCCCGGGGCCTCGGCTCGGACTCCGCGGCCCAGGGCGAGGACGCATGGCCGGGCCGAGGCGCCcgccgcgcgcgcgcgcgctcccGCGTTAACGCCGCCGCCTTCCGGCCGGGCCGGCCCCGCGAGACCCGCTGCGACGTCTGCAGGCTCCAGACTGGAAGCCCCTTCCCGCGGCGCGGCCTCCTCGCTCCCGGCCCGCGCACCTTACCGGGTGACCGTCCTGACGCTGCCACGACTCCTCTGCTCGGAGCGCGGCGATTCCCGGGAGAGTTGGGCCGGGTCGAAGTCCTTCCTGGCGTCCGCTTGTACATACGTGAGATGCGGTTCTGCGCCCGACCTCACCCGGACCGCCGCGAGGgcctccgccgccgccccgcGCTCCTTCGTTTACTTCCTTTTGGCCTCCCTACCCTGCCCTTTTCTACTCCTTTTTAAAGCGGTCTTGTTTTCGaagtatttatatttgttttgttcgGTGATTAGAAAAGAAACCCTTAGAGGAAGCTCCCTGCTTCCCGGCCGGGGTTGCCCTCGGACGTCGCGTGTCCCAGCATGTGTCGCTCGCTCGGAGGggcctggcccctgcctgccctcctgcctgcctgccccccaccctgccacTGGCGTCCCCTAGAGATTGAAGCCGAGGAGCATTATCCATGCTGTGTTCAGTCCTGCTGCCCTACTGTACTCcgcggggggagggggtgggagctggCCCAGACTCCCGAGCTGCTATTTCTCTATGCACCAGATCGTATTTATGACTCCCGCGaaaatatatcttattttaaccctcaagagaagtgaaagaaaaaaagtaatgcaCAGTATTTCTagcagaaaaacaatttttttaaagaggaggtTTCGCCTGAATCTCCTGGCATGGGGGCGGGTGgagaaagtgtttttattttaatttaaaatgtgtttcgtTTTTTGTGGATTCTTCTTTTAAGAGCTGATCACTTTTTGGAGTAGCCggaagagggggtggggaggccggTGCTCCGGCCCCTGCAGGCCCCCGGCCCCGGACCGCAGCCCATCCTGCACTCCTCCAGCACCTGCTTCTGCTGGGCGCAGGAGACTCCAACTCGTTGCAAGTTTCGTTGTGTTGTTGTATTCGTtgggttctttttccttttgctacgaaactgaagaaagagaaaaacacacacaaaataaatcgGTTTAGATCCAAAAATCACTGGAGCCTGGCTGGTTTTTACGTGGCTTTCGTTTTTGCCATATTTCTTCCTgaatagaaagaaaaggaggtCCCTGAACTGGGCCCTGCCTTAGCTCTGGGTGACCCGCCTGGGCCGACAGGGAGAGACTGACCAGAGTTGTTAAAAAAGGCTGCTGTCAGGGCCCGACCCGCAGGCACCTGCCCTGCCGCCCCTGGGCTGCCCCACTGGGAGGAGGGCCGCACAGGGCGGCCCCGGCCCCACTAAGGCAGGACGCGGCCCGGTGCGTGAGGCCGTCCTTGGGGGTGACCCCACACACAGCGCCGATGCGTCCTGGTGGCAAGTGCCGTCCTCAGCTCTTCTGAGCCTGCGGTCTCCCACCTGAAGGGCCGAGGCCTGGACTGCAAGGGCACCAGGGAGGGCGGCACCTCTGGGAACTTCACGCTGAGACCTGGGGCCGCCGTAAGGTACTTGACTGTTACCTCTGTTCACGACGGGAGGGGGTGGAGTCCGGTGAAGTCTGCGGTTTgcacatttggagaagagcttgCCACGGAACTTGCCAAGCTCCCCGCTTTTCTGTCTGGGGACAGCAAGGCTCCTCCTCGGGGCCGGGACAGCTGCAGGTCCCGCGAGGATGTCGCCTGAGTTTGTTTTAGTGCCTCTGTCTGCAAGACAGAGAAAAGCCGGGGGCTGCCCCCTCCCTCTTTGCCTTAGAATGAAACTTAGAACTGAGAGGGTGGGTCTCCGTGAGGGTTTGAGCGAAATCCCCAAACCCAGGGGCTGAGTCCTCCAAGCCCCAGGGAGGGGAGCAAGCTGCCCTCTCCGCGGGCAAAAACGCTGGTGCAGAGAGAAGGAGAAGTGTGGGCGTGGGGGAGCGAGTTAAGGGGAGCAGTTGGGGAGACTGCAGCATGGCGAGGGGGTGGGGAGCACGCGGCGGGTCCCAGCCAACCTCAGGACGCCCCGCGGCTCAGACTCTTGCCGACGCGAGGGGCCCGGAGTCCGGGTGCGCGCGAGGGCCGGTCCTCTGGCTGGTTTAGATGAGGGCGCCTTAGTTTCCACTGTTACCGCCTGAGGGGCCGTTGGAGAGCCATCCTCCGGGCAGAGAAAGCGGATGGAGGGCTGAGGGCCGGGCAGCCTGACGGTCGGTCTTCTTCTGCGGGGAGGGGTTGGTGGGCAGGGAGCCGCGCtcatccctctccctccagcACCCCAGGCCTCTCAGAGCCCAGTACTCGGGGCCTGGACCgggcagtggggctggggtggggcggggaggctCGGGAAGTACCCCCGCCCCCGCGCCCCAGTGCTTGGGTTCCTCTGCAGGGCGGGCCTGAGCGAGGGGCTGAGCGCTGGGTTTggtttccctttcctcttctattttcttttgctttttcctccctgcttccctctttctttttccttcctttcttcccccacctcttctttcctctggttTTCCCTCTAGGATAAGATGGAGAAGACAAATGAACACGGAGGACAGGGAAGTTAttgggggaggcaggaggagcgcttatttttgtgtttagaGACAGATCTTTTCCGAAAAGCTTTCAGGGGATTCACGAACTCCTGCAGGAAAGCAGCCAGCCTGTGGAAAGCATCTCTGAGCCCCTGGAGCACCTCTGAGTCCTCCAGGAGTGCAGAGCTTAGGCCCCCTACCTGCTCCCTCCTCCTAGCCGGGCGCCGTCGGGCAGGTGCTGGGGGCGGAGCTTCTGCCCACGAGGGAGGTGCTGCTGCAgccaggggcggggcggggcccaggggtgggggcgggagaGGGAGGTGCGTGGTGGAGCGACTCCACCTCACTGGGCCTGGGGCCGCGAGAGCAGGGGGACCTCGGGCGTGTGACAGCCAGTGCTCAGGTGTGTCTCTATCTGCCTGTATGAGTGTGATGGGACTTGTGTCCCTGTAGGTGTGGGGAGGGCACTGGCAGCACCGAGATCCCTGGAGCCACCTGGACGGGTCTGAGAGGGAGCTGGCGGGGCAGCGGGGGCCCCCGCCTGGGGTAGGGGTGACTGCAGTGTCCAGGCTGCAGGACAAGCCTCCACTCAATGCCAAGGTCCCTGGGCTGCTGTGCCAGCCTGGATGTTCAGGGGGCCATGGTGGTGCCCTTGCCTTGGTCACTCCTGGCAGGGCCCATCCCAGAGCCTCGCACGCTGTCAGCTCACACCTCCATCCTCTGCCCTCCGGGAGGGGGCTCCCCAGAACCAGCATACAGGCAGAATCTGCAGCAGCGGCCTTGGGGCCCCAAGCACCCTggccaccccctgcccctgcccctgcctctgggGGGATCCCTTCTTCATTCCTTCGTTACTTCATTCAGTTGGAGTCccaactctgtgccaggcccagtgGGGACCACAGCAGGGACCAAAAGGACAGCCCTCACCTGGCATTCCAAGGGAGAGACAATCACCCACACACACAGCAGCGGCTGAGTGcctggaggaaaggagggggTGGCGGTTCGGGGTAGGGGCGGTGTAGGACATTAGAGCAGATTTGGGGCAGCCTGGAAGGCAGCATGAGGACGTCGTGTTCCCAGAGGGCCCAGGAGTCGCCCTCCGGAGGCCTGGGGGCTGAGTGAGCGGACTGTGACCCGTGGCCCTGGAGAGGACAGggcagcatacacacacactggacACGTGCACACTCTTTACACTCGACATACACAGATCCACGTGTAGATAACAGTGCAGCTGTGGCTCCCACACACGCACTCAGTGCACTCCACACACTCCCCTGCATGGCTGCCCCACTGCGGATGGTGGGTGGCAGGATGGagtccctctccccctccctcacctctcccccccccccccccggcccacCACAGCTGTGCTCACCGCCGACTGCTGGGATCCCCAGGGCCACCCCTGCACCGacagccccagctcccagcccagggaGGCTGCCTGAGCTGAGGCCCCAGCACCCCACACCCCATCCAGGCCCTGCTCCGCCCCTGCATTACAGGCCCTCACCCCACACACAGAGCACCCAGCTAGGCCTCATTTTCCCCTCGTGCAAGGATCCCTATACCCCGAACACATGCGAACACGGCACAGCTGCTGCCCTCGTCCTCCAGCTGGTTAAGGATTCCAGGAAAAACCCTGAGCTGGGATTCGAGGGGACCGAGGCGGGCCCTGGGCCCCTTCCCCAGCTGCTGGCCCTAGGGGATGCCCAGGGCTGCTCGGTACTGGGGCCCCCACTTCTGCTCACAGTCGGcagcgccccctcccccgcctctcTCCATTTCCACACCAGCCCAGCCCTCTGCAGCGATGGCTGTCCGCTGGCCCCTCCCCGGCCTCCTATTTATAGCTGCTCCTGGGAGGGGCCGGCCAAGGCCAAGGTGTCCTCTTCCctggcctcccccctccccaggatGGGCGCACGCAGACACGCACACGCAGATAGACACGGCCACACGCGTGGCTGAGACACGTGCAAATGCACAGGCCcacgtacacacgcacacacaggacTGGACGTGCCCGGGAGCACACAGATCCCGGGACCCATGGCGGCACACGCGGGAcctgcacagacacacacgggACCGCGGGGGTTTTCTGTCCCAGGCCCAGGCCCTTCACCCCACGTCCTGGCCCTGTGACCTCATGAGCTCTGACACTGGCCACCCCAGGGCAGTGCCACCCTCCGCTACTGCCCGGCTCCGGGCCCTACGGCTGCCCCACCTGCCCCTTTGTCCTCTCCCTCTGGCCAGCCTGGGTCCTCCGTGCCACTAGTGCGGCTCCAGATGCCCTCCCGGATGGAGGCCTCCTCCCGCTGCCTGGACCAAGAGCAGAGCCCTCTTCAGGCTCACCTCGCGTCCCCCGCCATGTGGTAAaggccaggccctgccccagtgGGAACCATCACCAGCTGCACTGGACTGGGGGCTCCATGTCCAGAATTCACTCTCTCAGCGGGTACCAGGTCCAGACCCGGGCTGGGCCTGCGTGATGCCGGGCGGGCCTGGCCTAGAAGGGcgcagggagctgtgaaggattcCGAGCTGCAGACTGACCTGTGGGGACCTGGTGGGGCCGGGGCTGTGTGACCTGCccaccaggcagggctgggagcctgGGGCCCAAGGAAGGGTCAAAGCACCCCGTGGCACCGGCCCTGGGACTCTCTGGCCCCAGGCCGAGGGACTTGGGACAGGGTGAGCATTGGGCATCAGGACAAGTCACCCAGACCCCAGTGGGCCTGGGTCTTCTCACCTCTAGCCACTCGGGGAAGCAGACAAGTGGCAGGTTTGAGCTGGCCACAGAGACGACAGGCTGCGTTGTCCCCAGCACTTGAGGGGACAGTGGGGGACAGGGAAGTGCCACCAGTCCCGTGGAGGTCCAAAGCTGCCCCCCCGCACAGCCCGTAGCCCTGCCTGCGGCTCTGACTCCACAGGACCAGCTCTGTCACCTCCCTGGGCCCAGCTACACTGTCAGCAGTTCCTGAG includes these proteins:
- the MAFA gene encoding transcription factor MafA, which encodes MAAELAMGAELPSSPLAIEYVNDFDLMKFEVKKEPPEAERFCHRLPPGSLSSTPLSTPCSSVPSSPSFCAPSPGTGGGAGGGGGAAQAGAAPGPASGGPGAVGGASGKPALEDLYWMSGYQHHLNPEALNLTPEDAVEALIGSGHHTGHHGAHHHPEAAAAYEAFRGQGYAGGGGADDMGAGHHHGTHHAAHHHHHHHHHGGAGHGGGGTGHHVRLEERFSDDQLVSMSVRELNRQLRGFSKEEVIRLKQKRRTLKNRGYAQSCRFKRVQQRHILESEKCQLQSQVEQLKLEVGRLAKERDLYKEKYEKLAGRGGPGGAGGAGFPRESSPGVGAKGASDFFL